One window of Chamaesiphon minutus PCC 6605 genomic DNA carries:
- the holA gene encoding DNA polymerase III subunit delta: MTVILYWGDDDYAIAKAISAIQQSALDPAWMSFNYEKIPPEREDAAIAALDAAMTPPFGTGKRVVWLADTTLMQQCSEQLLAELERTLPQVPATTILLLTSKNKPDGRLKSTKTIQKFANVQEFSLIPPWKTEELHQRVQIVAKELGLKLTPDAVQLLAESVGNNTRQLYLELDKLQLLAGGEGQQIDRKMVASLVVANTQNSLQLAAAIRQGDTGTALQSIAELIDRNEPALKIVATLVGQFRTWLWVKMLVEAGEKDDLVIATAAGIGNPKRLFFIKQELQSTTADRLAASLPKLLDLEFNLKRGAETISTLQMHAIELCQGFRR, encoded by the coding sequence ATGACCGTTATTCTCTACTGGGGCGATGATGACTACGCGATCGCCAAAGCGATAAGTGCGATTCAACAATCGGCACTCGATCCGGCTTGGATGAGTTTTAACTACGAAAAGATTCCACCAGAGCGCGAGGATGCCGCGATCGCCGCTCTCGATGCTGCCATGACTCCCCCCTTCGGCACTGGCAAAAGAGTAGTCTGGCTGGCCGATACGACGCTAATGCAGCAATGTTCGGAGCAATTACTAGCCGAATTAGAACGGACGTTACCCCAAGTTCCGGCGACGACGATTTTGCTGTTGACTAGCAAAAATAAGCCAGATGGCAGGCTCAAATCGACCAAAACAATTCAGAAATTTGCCAACGTTCAAGAATTTAGCCTGATTCCACCCTGGAAAACCGAAGAACTCCACCAGCGAGTACAAATTGTTGCCAAAGAATTGGGGCTAAAATTAACTCCAGATGCGGTACAACTCCTCGCCGAATCCGTTGGTAATAATACTCGACAACTCTATTTAGAACTAGACAAATTGCAACTTCTAGCTGGAGGGGAAGGACAACAGATCGATCGAAAAATGGTCGCCAGCCTGGTAGTTGCCAATACTCAGAATAGTCTTCAACTTGCTGCCGCCATTCGTCAAGGCGATACCGGAACCGCATTACAATCGATCGCCGAACTGATCGATCGCAACGAACCCGCACTCAAAATAGTTGCCACCCTCGTCGGTCAATTTCGCACCTGGTTGTGGGTGAAAATGCTCGTAGAAGCTGGCGAAAAAGACGATCTAGTCATCGCCACAGCCGCCGGAATCGGCAACCCCAAACGCCTATTTTTCATCAAACAAGAACTCCAATCTACCACTGCCGATCGACTTGCAGCCAGTCTACCCAAATTACTCGATTTAGAATTCAACCTCAAGCGCGGAGCGGAAACGATCTCTACGCTACAAATGCACGCGATCGAATTATGTCAGGGATTTAGGCGGTAG